In the Streptomyces formicae genome, one interval contains:
- a CDS encoding aspartyl/asparaginyl beta-hydroxylase domain-containing protein translates to MSNAMFGAAQLEGEFDVDRLVAELVHLEATQWAKQRTFGESLEPTEETESDWRVLPLRSPEGRVDRTDPGGMGLVDYAPTPWMEQAPYIASIVDALPTDVRAVRLMALGPGAEVSEHRDYPYGLPAGWVRLHIPLITNEEAVLTLDGVDYTWQPGTLWFGDFNRLHSVRNGGSERRVHLVIDSYVSRELLELFPADFRESMRWSDVLVDRPEMPLGKAELHSMLADFALPGQFLYGEIDELDDAATPDLEGRLRLDEDRLILDVGGVPTASLVHVGEGEFRMTGGMMDRTLKVEPADGGLRVRFRRRHGSRTEEALRSAVRPAG, encoded by the coding sequence ATGTCGAATGCCATGTTCGGCGCTGCGCAGCTCGAGGGCGAATTTGACGTGGACCGGCTCGTGGCCGAGCTCGTTCATCTGGAAGCCACGCAATGGGCGAAGCAGCGCACCTTCGGAGAGAGCCTGGAACCCACGGAGGAGACCGAGTCCGACTGGCGGGTCCTCCCGCTGCGCAGCCCCGAGGGCCGCGTCGACCGCACGGACCCCGGCGGCATGGGCCTGGTCGACTACGCGCCCACGCCCTGGATGGAGCAGGCCCCCTACATCGCGTCCATCGTGGACGCGCTGCCGACCGACGTGCGCGCGGTGCGGCTCATGGCACTCGGCCCCGGCGCCGAGGTCTCCGAACACCGCGACTATCCCTACGGCCTGCCGGCCGGGTGGGTGCGGCTGCACATACCGCTGATCACCAATGAGGAAGCCGTTCTCACCCTGGACGGCGTCGACTACACCTGGCAGCCGGGCACCCTGTGGTTCGGCGACTTCAACCGGCTGCACTCGGTGCGCAACGGCGGCAGCGAACGCCGCGTCCACCTCGTCATCGACAGCTATGTGAGCCGGGAACTCCTGGAACTCTTCCCCGCGGACTTCCGGGAATCCATGCGCTGGTCGGACGTACTCGTGGACCGGCCCGAAATGCCGCTCGGCAAGGCCGAACTGCATTCCATGCTCGCCGATTTCGCGCTTCCCGGACAATTCCTGTACGGCGAGATCGACGAACTCGACGACGCGGCGACACCCGACCTCGAAGGCCGACTCCGGCTCGACGAGGACCGTCTGATCCTCGACGTCGGCGGCGTCCCGACCGCATCGCTCGTCCACGTCGGCGAGGGCGAGTTCCGCATGACCGGCGGAATGATGGACCGCACGCTCAAGGTCGAGCCCGCCGACGGCGGCCTGCGCGTCCGTTTCCGCAGGCGCCACGGGAGCCGTACGGAGGAGGCCCTGCGCTCCGCGGTACGGCCCGCGGGCTGA
- a CDS encoding MFS transporter, whose translation MSRTSGSTTPSPIPAPAPSRRPMTGLLASFTVSLFGTRLSMIALPWLVLDTSDSPIRTGLIVFCEAVPLVVGKALSGPLIDRMGGRSFSVAADLISAVVVMLVPLCYWLDVLPFGVLMVLAAAIGLARGPGDVAKRTLIPTVAEDAGITLERASGMMGTVERIAGAAGPAAAGALVALLSPLWAMVGNSFCFVLSAGLISIGALRSARETSTVVTRDRQTQREQTRGEHPEDRSPEGIPAEDQAPEERHPEESYVERLKAGARFLARNRLLRSIAIMLSVTNLIDAAYGSLLIPVWAKETGGGPAAIGALGSAFGIAAVAGSLLATAFSHKLRRRRTYVIAFLVGGPPRFIVMALDVPLWVVVVTAVADGLAIGFINPIINAVQMERIPRHLLGRVSALTDSVGTAGIPLGPILAGVAVSFTGLAPVLLGCGAIYLFCTVIPPLFPHWRELDSRPRQPEEPEPRKETV comes from the coding sequence ATGTCCCGTACGAGCGGCTCCACAACGCCCTCCCCGATACCCGCCCCAGCGCCCTCGCGCAGGCCCATGACCGGTCTGCTCGCCTCCTTCACGGTCTCGCTCTTCGGCACCAGGCTCAGCATGATCGCGCTGCCCTGGCTGGTGCTCGACACGAGTGACAGCCCCATCCGCACCGGTCTCATCGTGTTCTGCGAGGCGGTGCCGCTGGTCGTCGGCAAGGCGTTGTCCGGTCCCCTGATCGACCGGATGGGCGGGCGGAGCTTCAGCGTCGCGGCCGACCTGATCAGTGCCGTCGTGGTCATGCTGGTCCCGCTCTGCTACTGGCTCGACGTCCTGCCCTTCGGGGTCCTGATGGTCCTGGCCGCCGCGATCGGCCTGGCCCGTGGACCCGGTGACGTGGCCAAGCGCACCCTGATCCCGACGGTCGCCGAGGACGCCGGGATCACGCTGGAACGGGCCAGCGGAATGATGGGCACGGTCGAGCGGATCGCGGGCGCGGCAGGACCCGCCGCCGCCGGCGCGCTCGTCGCCCTCCTGAGCCCGCTGTGGGCCATGGTCGGCAACTCCTTCTGCTTCGTGCTCTCCGCGGGGCTCATCTCCATCGGCGCCCTGCGGTCGGCCCGGGAGACCTCCACCGTCGTGACGCGCGACAGGCAGACGCAGCGCGAGCAGACACGGGGCGAGCACCCCGAGGACCGATCTCCGGAGGGGATCCCCGCCGAGGACCAGGCCCCGGAAGAGAGGCACCCGGAAGAGAGTTACGTGGAGCGGCTCAAGGCGGGCGCCCGCTTCCTGGCCCGCAACCGCCTGCTGCGCTCCATCGCCATCATGCTCAGCGTCACCAACCTCATCGACGCGGCCTACGGCTCCCTGCTCATCCCGGTCTGGGCCAAGGAGACCGGCGGCGGCCCCGCCGCCATCGGCGCGCTCGGCTCGGCCTTCGGCATCGCGGCCGTCGCTGGTTCCCTGCTTGCCACGGCCTTCTCGCACAAGCTGCGCCGCCGCCGTACGTACGTCATCGCCTTCCTGGTCGGCGGGCCGCCCCGGTTCATCGTCATGGCCCTGGACGTACCGCTGTGGGTGGTCGTGGTGACCGCGGTGGCGGACGGCCTCGCCATCGGCTTCATCAACCCGATCATCAACGCGGTCCAAATGGAGCGCATCCCGCGCCACTTGCTCGGCCGGGTCTCCGCGCTCACCGACTCCGTGGGCACGGCCGGGATTCCGCTCGGCCCGATCCTGGCCGGTGTCGCCGTGTCGTTCACGGGCCTCGCGCCCGTCCTGCTCGGCTGCGGCGCGATCTATCTGTTCTGCACCGTGATACCCCCGCTCTTCCCGCACTGGCGCGAACTGGATTCCCGGCCGCGACAACCGGAGGAACCGGAACCACGCAAGGAGACCGTGTAG
- a CDS encoding helix-turn-helix domain-containing protein has translation MRTNGGAPHGGQDDGHTPQDTEVTLDASSLRGLAHPLRVKFLDLLRTEGPATVTRLADRTGVSSASASYHVRQLAQYGFVEEQTRSGGGRERWWKAVHRTTRVRPADLVGSDEVGALADTYLRGVTALYAEQTQRAIDELPQLPAEWRAASTTSDFELRLSADRLKSLVEEIFRTVERYRAEGSRPADDAEETAPVTLQIQAFPRPGTLTGSEPHEPE, from the coding sequence ATGAGGACGAACGGCGGAGCACCCCACGGCGGCCAGGACGACGGACACACCCCGCAGGACACCGAAGTCACCCTGGACGCGAGCTCGTTGCGGGGCCTCGCGCACCCGCTCCGGGTCAAGTTCCTCGACCTGCTGCGCACCGAGGGCCCGGCCACCGTCACCCGACTCGCGGACCGCACGGGAGTGAGCTCGGCGTCCGCCAGCTACCACGTCCGTCAACTCGCCCAGTACGGCTTCGTGGAGGAGCAGACGCGGTCGGGCGGCGGACGCGAGCGCTGGTGGAAGGCCGTGCACCGGACGACCCGGGTGCGGCCCGCCGACCTCGTCGGCAGCGATGAGGTCGGCGCGCTCGCCGACACCTATCTGCGCGGCGTCACGGCCCTGTACGCCGAGCAGACCCAGCGCGCCATCGACGAGCTGCCCCAGTTGCCCGCCGAGTGGCGTGCGGCGAGCACCACCAGCGACTTCGAACTGCGCCTTTCGGCCGACCGGTTGAAGTCCCTGGTCGAGGAGATCTTCCGCACCGTCGAGCGGTACCGCGCCGAAGGCAGCCGACCGGCGGACGACGCCGAAGAGACGGCGCCGGTCACCCTTCAGATCCAGGCGTTCCCCCGGCCCGGCACGCTGACCGGGAGCGAGCCGCACGAACCTGAATGA
- a CDS encoding glutamate synthase-related protein, translating to MNALQATGFPEAEVRARAREGAARLFPPASSYGHELFGAAAHPPDVADPLDRARLVPPAFMPRRLEKLIELAREPLHGDVDLTSVIGGFTAALPLYVSAFGSTEVASRDLGTAVGRQAARLGIPMVVGENIGPVNGTGRLDARAGRTLLGRIGAYGDALEGEGGGVAVQQSTEDADAEMWNLVYSDVSAQPLIDSGRLAFELKVGQGAKPGLGGMTVVGEEAAHRLEEQYAVERILDEGSGLALRCGTPGTFTREILAHQVRLMRNNYPRAKVWVKLPPSRDVREAAATAWEAGAHAVTVDGAEGGSGWAPTAFLASVGLPLAECLRRLAPRPGDCLLVSGRMWEGTRAAKALAAGADAVGLGRAALLAVDEDGDAGLERLVHALALELRLLVSAMGKYRVGELGPEDLWDPAAAPVPEPVSQDLFAKEPWQTSLGTPTVGT from the coding sequence GTGAACGCACTGCAGGCCACCGGCTTTCCCGAAGCGGAAGTACGGGCCCGGGCCCGGGAGGGAGCGGCCCGCCTCTTCCCGCCCGCCTCCTCCTACGGCCATGAGCTGTTCGGCGCGGCGGCGCATCCGCCGGACGTCGCCGACCCGCTCGACCGGGCCAGGCTGGTGCCGCCCGCGTTCATGCCGCGCCGCCTGGAGAAGCTCATCGAGCTGGCCCGCGAACCCCTGCACGGCGACGTCGACCTGACGAGCGTGATCGGCGGCTTCACGGCGGCGCTGCCCCTGTACGTCTCGGCGTTCGGCTCCACCGAGGTGGCCAGCCGCGACCTGGGCACCGCGGTGGGACGGCAGGCGGCCAGGCTCGGCATACCGATGGTCGTCGGCGAGAACATCGGTCCGGTCAACGGCACCGGGCGCCTCGACGCGCGGGCGGGCAGGACGCTCCTCGGCCGGATCGGCGCCTACGGCGACGCGTTGGAGGGCGAAGGGGGCGGCGTCGCCGTCCAGCAGTCCACCGAGGACGCCGACGCCGAGATGTGGAACCTCGTCTACAGCGACGTCTCCGCGCAGCCGCTCATCGACTCGGGGCGGCTGGCCTTCGAGCTGAAGGTGGGGCAGGGCGCGAAGCCCGGACTCGGCGGGATGACGGTGGTCGGCGAGGAGGCCGCGCACCGCCTGGAGGAGCAGTACGCCGTGGAGCGGATCCTCGACGAGGGCAGCGGCCTCGCCCTGCGCTGCGGCACCCCGGGCACCTTCACGCGCGAGATCCTCGCCCACCAGGTGCGGCTGATGCGGAACAACTACCCGCGCGCCAAGGTCTGGGTGAAGCTGCCGCCCTCCCGCGACGTCCGCGAGGCAGCGGCCACCGCCTGGGAGGCGGGTGCCCACGCGGTCACGGTGGACGGCGCGGAGGGCGGCTCCGGCTGGGCGCCCACCGCCTTCCTCGCATCGGTGGGCCTGCCCCTCGCGGAGTGCCTGCGCCGCCTCGCACCGCGCCCCGGGGACTGTCTGCTCGTCAGCGGCCGGATGTGGGAGGGCACCAGGGCCGCCAAGGCGCTCGCGGCCGGAGCCGACGCCGTGGGTCTGGGCAGGGCCGCGCTCCTCGCCGTGGACGAGGACGGCGACGCGGGGCTCGAACGCCTGGTGCATGCGCTCGCCCTCGAACTGCGGCTGCTGGTCAGCGCGATGGGCAAGTACCGGGTGGGCGAGCTGGGTCCTGAAGACCTCTGGGACCCGGCCGCGGCTCCGGTGCCGGAACCTGTTTCCCAAGACTTGTTTGCCAAGGAACCTTGGCAAACAAGTCTTGGGACTCCTACAGTCGGGACATGA
- a CDS encoding methylaspartate mutase, translating into MAESTRGLAPTSFGGFVRAAGELVVQPRMGFSSPERMRRGLDATRAADATTVGTLTIDSYTRVGDLPAARRALDEGVDLNGYPLVTHGPQRTREMLDGVLGPEFPVQVRHGSAAPQDIVRALTEAGLHATEGGPVSYCLPYGRTPLEESVRNWAESCRILTDGVGDGAEPHLESFGGCMLGQLCPPGLLVALSLLEGMFFAQHGVRSVSLSYAQQIDPEQDAEAVRALRALADELLPGVDRHIVIYTYMGVHPATRSGARALQEAAVRLAVRTGAERLIVKTTAEARRIPTIAQNVAALEDCAATARRTEPGAAPRDARGSAVYAEARALIDAVLDLGPDLGDALLTAFRRGWLDVPYCLHPDNASRSASFIDERGRLAWSSIGSMPLGHVVTARPAAALTSGGLLEALHHTAARLDLGELTRAPSGEPYPIRDGAM; encoded by the coding sequence ATGGCGGAGAGCACCCGTGGCCTCGCGCCCACGAGCTTCGGCGGATTCGTACGCGCCGCCGGGGAGCTGGTCGTCCAGCCCCGCATGGGCTTCAGCTCCCCGGAGCGGATGCGCAGGGGCCTCGATGCCACCCGTGCCGCCGACGCCACCACCGTCGGGACGCTGACCATCGACAGCTACACCAGGGTCGGTGATCTGCCCGCCGCCCGGCGCGCCCTCGACGAGGGGGTGGACCTCAACGGCTACCCCCTCGTCACGCACGGCCCCCAGCGCACCCGCGAGATGCTCGACGGAGTGCTCGGGCCGGAATTCCCCGTCCAGGTGCGACACGGTTCGGCGGCCCCGCAGGACATCGTGCGGGCCCTCACCGAGGCGGGACTGCACGCCACGGAGGGCGGTCCCGTCTCGTACTGCCTGCCCTACGGCCGTACGCCGCTCGAGGAGTCCGTACGCAACTGGGCGGAGTCCTGTCGCATCCTGACCGACGGCGTCGGCGACGGCGCCGAACCGCATCTGGAGAGCTTCGGCGGCTGCATGCTGGGGCAGCTGTGTCCGCCGGGACTCCTCGTCGCGCTCTCGCTGCTCGAAGGCATGTTCTTCGCGCAGCACGGGGTGCGCAGCGTCTCGCTCAGCTACGCCCAGCAGATCGACCCCGAACAGGACGCCGAGGCGGTGCGCGCGCTGCGCGCCCTCGCCGACGAGCTGCTGCCCGGCGTCGACCGGCACATCGTCATCTACACGTACATGGGCGTCCATCCGGCCACCCGCTCGGGCGCCCGCGCCCTGCAAGAGGCGGCCGTCAGGCTCGCCGTGCGCACCGGCGCCGAGCGGCTCATCGTGAAGACCACCGCGGAGGCCCGCCGGATCCCGACGATCGCCCAGAACGTGGCGGCACTGGAGGACTGCGCCGCCACCGCGCGGCGCACCGAGCCGGGCGCCGCGCCCCGCGACGCGAGGGGCTCTGCGGTGTACGCGGAGGCGCGCGCCCTGATCGACGCCGTCCTCGATCTCGGCCCCGACCTGGGCGATGCCCTGCTCACGGCGTTCCGGCGCGGCTGGCTCGACGTGCCGTACTGCCTGCACCCCGACAACGCCTCGCGCAGCGCCAGCTTCATCGACGAGCGCGGCAGGCTGGCCTGGAGCTCGATCGGCTCGATGCCTCTCGGACACGTCGTCACGGCCCGGCCCGCGGCGGCCCTGACCAGCGGCGGACTCCTGGAGGCCCTGCACCACACGGCGGCACGACTGGACCTCGGCGAACTCACGCGGGCGCCGAGCGGGGAACCGTATCCGATCCGAGACGGGGCGATGTGA
- a CDS encoding cobalamin B12-binding domain-containing protein: protein MTGLGSPGVVPRDDAPRGDVPRGDVPRGETGRLDVVVTGTSSDAHTWNLIYLELLLTEWGNRVTNLGPCVPDALLLDHCTARVPDLIVVSSVNGHGANDGLRLIGAIRETAELAATPVVIGGKLGTLGDGSAAWGPRLRDAGYDAVFDDSVGVLQFHGFLEKLRAEARC from the coding sequence ATGACCGGACTGGGGAGCCCCGGTGTCGTGCCCCGCGACGACGCCCCGCGCGGCGACGTTCCGCGTGGCGACGTTCCTCGTGGGGAGACAGGACGCCTGGACGTCGTGGTGACCGGCACCTCGTCGGACGCGCACACCTGGAACCTGATCTACCTGGAACTGCTGCTCACCGAGTGGGGGAACCGGGTGACCAACCTGGGTCCCTGCGTCCCGGACGCGCTGCTGCTCGACCACTGCACGGCGCGGGTCCCCGACCTCATCGTCGTCAGCAGTGTCAACGGCCACGGCGCCAACGACGGACTGCGGCTGATCGGCGCCATCAGGGAGACCGCGGAACTCGCGGCGACACCGGTGGTGATCGGGGGCAAGCTGGGCACCCTCGGCGACGGCTCGGCCGCGTGGGGTCCGCGACTGCGCGACGCGGGCTACGACGCGGTGTTCGACGACAGCGTCGGCGTCCTCCAGTTCCACGGCTTCCTGGAGAAGCTGCGGGCCGAGGCGCGCTGCTGA
- a CDS encoding SDR family NAD(P)-dependent oxidoreductase: MRTIVISGASSGIGRATAERFAAAGDHVVNLDVNAPDPGGEPAGTWTEVDVADWTAVQEAVARVHQETGRLDVVIANAGISTRHGVLDMRESDVRRLVEVNLFGVLALWQQAARIMVEQGHGTLLATASVNGTRGYPYYADYNASKAGILALVRTFALELSPRVRAACVSPGAVLTPMQLAEYTDEMLKETNAQIPAGRHADPAEIASAFHYLASDEAAFLTGQELIIDGGETVGATTSAYGTAVRSGR; encoded by the coding sequence GTGCGCACCATCGTCATATCAGGAGCGTCCAGCGGGATCGGCCGCGCCACCGCCGAGCGGTTCGCCGCGGCGGGCGACCACGTGGTGAATCTGGACGTCAACGCCCCGGACCCGGGCGGCGAGCCCGCAGGGACCTGGACCGAGGTCGACGTCGCCGACTGGACGGCGGTGCAGGAGGCGGTGGCCCGGGTCCACCAGGAGACCGGGCGGCTCGACGTCGTCATCGCCAACGCGGGCATCAGCACCCGGCACGGCGTCCTCGACATGCGCGAGAGCGACGTCCGCCGACTGGTCGAGGTCAACCTCTTCGGCGTCCTGGCCCTGTGGCAGCAGGCCGCCCGGATCATGGTCGAGCAGGGACACGGCACCCTGCTGGCCACCGCGTCCGTCAACGGCACGCGGGGCTACCCGTACTACGCCGACTACAACGCGAGCAAGGCGGGCATCCTCGCCCTCGTCCGTACGTTCGCGCTCGAACTGAGCCCCCGCGTCAGGGCCGCCTGCGTCAGCCCCGGCGCGGTGCTCACCCCCATGCAACTCGCCGAGTACACCGACGAGATGCTCAAGGAGACCAACGCCCAGATCCCGGCGGGCCGGCACGCCGACCCGGCCGAGATCGCCTCGGCGTTCCACTACCTCGCCTCCGACGAGGCCGCGTTCCTCACCGGTCAGGAACTGATCATCGACGGCGGCGAGACCGTGGGCGCCACGACCTCCGCGTACGGCACGGCCGTGCGCAGCGGCCGATGA
- the gntD gene encoding guanitoxin biosynthesis L-enduracididine beta-hydroxylase GntD, with the protein MAEENILHYELSPDEARQLREESARLAVTLPDATDPAGFDRNPFADAGLPDGLRKALERFRRTEDHVGFLVHGFPVDDEAVGATPEHWERTDPSGSTREPDHFLAMCATALGDPYNWLTLQLGRMVQDVLPIRGDEERPTGHGSEALLELHTEDCFHPDRCDYLLLLGMRNDEQVPTALSSVRDVKLSEEDLDALMRPDFYNLPDDEHIRQLRTRFPDHPALARAEEMERDPEAVPVLFGDRERPYVRVDQTFTRCVADRPGAQRAFDNLIAELERVQQAVVIEQGTLLIVDNYLAVHGRKPFRPKYDGRDRWLKRMIVSRDLRKASASILPDSRRVLF; encoded by the coding sequence ATGGCCGAAGAGAACATCCTGCACTACGAGTTGTCCCCCGACGAGGCACGTCAGTTAAGGGAAGAGAGCGCCCGCCTCGCCGTCACCCTGCCCGACGCGACGGACCCGGCGGGCTTCGACCGCAACCCGTTCGCCGACGCGGGACTCCCGGACGGTCTGCGCAAGGCTCTGGAGCGGTTCCGGCGCACCGAGGACCACGTCGGGTTCCTCGTCCACGGCTTCCCCGTGGACGACGAGGCCGTCGGCGCGACCCCCGAGCACTGGGAGCGCACCGACCCGAGCGGCTCGACGCGGGAGCCCGACCACTTCCTCGCCATGTGCGCGACGGCGCTCGGCGACCCCTACAACTGGCTGACCCTCCAGCTCGGCCGCATGGTCCAGGACGTGCTGCCCATCCGCGGCGACGAGGAACGCCCCACCGGGCACGGCAGCGAGGCGCTCCTCGAACTCCACACCGAGGACTGCTTCCACCCGGACCGCTGCGACTATCTGCTGCTCCTCGGCATGCGCAACGACGAACAGGTGCCGACCGCCCTCTCCTCGGTGCGCGACGTGAAGCTCAGCGAGGAGGACCTCGACGCGCTGATGCGCCCGGACTTCTACAACCTCCCGGACGACGAGCACATCCGGCAGCTGCGCACCCGCTTCCCCGACCACCCGGCGCTCGCCAGGGCCGAGGAGATGGAGCGCGACCCGGAGGCGGTGCCGGTCCTCTTCGGCGACCGCGAGCGTCCCTACGTCCGCGTGGACCAGACCTTCACGCGGTGCGTGGCCGACCGGCCGGGCGCCCAGCGTGCCTTCGACAACCTCATCGCCGAGCTGGAGCGCGTGCAGCAGGCCGTGGTCATCGAGCAGGGCACCCTGCTGATCGTCGACAACTACCTCGCCGTGCACGGCCGCAAGCCGTTCCGGCCCAAGTACGACGGCAGGGACCGCTGGCTGAAGCGGATGATCGTCAGCCGCGATCTGCGCAAGGCCAGCGCGAGCATCCTCCCGGACAGCCGCCGGGTCCTGTTCTGA